A window of Sedimentibacter sp. MB31-C6 genomic DNA:
TGGCAACAATCAACCTATTCTATTCGATAATCACGGTAAAGACTGCAGATACAATGGTCCTCTTAAAGTAGCACCAACAATAGCTACAACCTATGGAACAGGCGGCAATAATGTACCGCTGGTATCAAAACCGATTAATTCAGACAGTTATTGTATTGCAGGAAATACCATAGACAGACAGGATCATAATGGTGGAAATGGATGTGGGTTTCAAGAAAATATCAGCTATACTCTTACTACAAGTGATATACATGCTATCTGCCATCCTGAATCTAAAACTTATCAAAATACAGTAGGAGCATTGTGTGGAAGTGATGAAAAAGGCATTGGTAACCAATATGTGAGCCAAGATAAATGTATTGTGGATAATGGGAAAATGATGTTTGGACAGTCGGAATTTGCTAATTACAAGGAAGGATGTGCAACACTTCGAGCAGAAGGTGGGGATAACGGAGGAGGAAGTGAAAACCTTGTAACCACAAAGAATCTTGTACGAAGATTAACACCATTGGAATGTGAAAGACTCCAAGGATTTCCTGATGGATGGACTAAAATAAAAAAGTCATCTGATAGTGCAAGATATAAAGCATTAGGCAATAGTGTAGCAATTCCTTGTGTAGATTATATTATGCGAGGGATTGCTTATTTTATTAGAGAATTCAAGGAAGAAACGGAGGAATAAACAGTGTACATGTACCCAGATAATCTAAAAGCCAAGGCAACTCTATGGCTATGGGAACTAAGAGACCTTGGCATCATTGGAATAGGTCTTCTTATTTCTGTATTTGCACTATCACAGCTGGGGTTTATGGCCCCAATTGTAATAACAGCAGTATATGCTTTCTTAACTATAAAATTTGAAGACACAAGTATATTAAATTTTATTCGATATGCCTGTGCCTTTTTTCTTTTAAAGCAGCAAATCTTTGAATGGAGGTTATGAAATTGGCAAGAAAACAGAAACAAAAAGAAAGACAAAAGCAGTCTACTAAAGAACTTATTGGGATTGATGAAATTACAGATTATAGCCTTAAAACTCCATATGGAGAACTAGTATATTTTATTATTCATCCAACCAATATCTCAGTATTATCGGATGAAAGTGTAAGTGCTAGAATATATGCACTTATGACAGTGTTAAAAGGAATAGCTGAAATAGAGATGTTATGTCTTAATTCAAAAGAAAACTTTGATGATAACAAGCAATATTTGAAGAAAAGAATGGAGATGGAGCAAAATCCTATTATAAGAAAACTGTTACAGCAGGATAGTACTAATCTTGATAGAATGCAGGTGCAGATGGCAACTGCCCGTGAGTTTTTAATTATTATAAGGCTTAAAGATGAGAAGGAATCAAATGTATTTCCTTATCTTGCAAGGATAGAAAAGAGTTTGAAAGATCAAGGCTTTGTAGCTAGAAGAGCAGACAAGACTGATATTAAGAGACTCCTTGGAGTATATTATGAGCAGAATGTAACAACGGAAAGGTATGAAGATTATGATGGAGAGAGGTGGGTGGTATTTGGAGATATGTAAATTTTAGTAAATGCAAGTTTATTTAATAGAATGTACATGCTATAATATGTATAAATTAGGAGTTTATCTGGAGGATAGGTATGATGAAAGATATTAAACGATTAGCCAATAATTTTCGAAATGCTATAGATATAGCTAGGGAGTTAGGAGAGTTTGAACGGGACCTTTCATTTTGTAATTTTCCACGTGGATGCTGTGGTGATACTAGTGATTTGTTAGCACAGTTTCTGTTGGAAAACGACATTAGAACATATTATGTTTGTGGTACGTTTAGACGTGGTTCATTTGAAAACGTCCAGTCTCATGCATGGTTATTGACGGATAATCAGATTATAATAGATATTACTGGCGATCAGTTCAGAAATAATCCGTACTTTTTGAATTATGATAAATCAGTCTATGTTGGAGCAGAGGATGATTTTCATAGATTATTTGAAGTTGAAGATAGGAATGTTCGTGAAAATATTGGATTAGATGCTTTGGGTAGTTTTTGCCAGCCAAGACTATATGGGCTGTATAGGAAGATTATTAAATACATTTAAAAATATATAATGTTTTTAAGAGAACCTATAGTATAGTTAAAAAGATAGATTAATATAAACGGATTATTGCTATAACTTATGGCACAGGGATTCCTATTGATTAAATCATCAGCATTGAGGTGTGAATTATGAACAAAAATAGTACAGCTAAACAATTTGATAAAGTCTCATTAGAATATGATTTTGTAGTTTCATTAACTGAGAAAGAGGATGATATTCTTCTTGAAAACATGCCTAAACAAAGAGGTAAAGTGCTAGATATAGGTTGTGGTTCTGGGAATAGGTGTATTTTATTATCCAGATATTTTGAGCAAGTAGTTGGAATTGATATATCGGATTCATTTTTACAAATAGCCGAGAAGAAGAAAAATATTAATGGCATAAATAATGTTTCGTTTATAAATATGAATGCTGATGAAATGTACTTTGAAGAAAAGTTTGACATGATTATCAGCCGTACAACATTCCACCATCTTGATATTGAAAATGTACTTAGCCGTTGCATTTCATTAATCAACAATGGAGGAGTCATATATATCAAAGATAATGTTTCAGAAAACCCTACTCCTGCCAAATGGACATATGTTGTTGGAGCATTATTGGAGTTTTTACCTAACTGGAGGCGTTATGGGCTAAAGAATGCTCAAAGAGTCTTTTCTCATAGCGTTTCGAGAGAATGGCTTTCGCATTTGGCTGAAGATAGATATTTATCAGAAAGTGAATATTATAGAATCTATGAAAAATACCTTCCAGGTTGCTTTTTTATAAAGGAAGGATGGGCGATGAATGTGATTTGGAAAAGTAATTAGTTTACATGATATATAGTTATATATAGCCTTACACTCTAAATGTGTAGGGTTTTTTAATGTATAAAAAAGAAAGGGAGGCAAGAGAATGTTATGGTGAAAAGGCGAGTATCTATCATCGAAGATGAAAAAATCAAAACCTTTATAGACATGATAGCTCCATCCATCATCAAATTTAACACAGACCATTTTATCTGTGGCAATACCTATAGATGTGTATGGGCACTCAGGGAATACCCAACAAGCACCAGTGAGCAAGCAATTCTTCGTCATTTAGGGGAGAAGGATGGTGTAACTCTTAGAATATATACTAGGCAGGTAACTCCAAGTGAAGAAAAGAAAATCATTCATAATGCAGCTAATAAAAATAGGATGAATACCGATAATACAAATGATTTACAGCAGACTGTAA
This region includes:
- a CDS encoding class I SAM-dependent methyltransferase, whose translation is MNKNSTAKQFDKVSLEYDFVVSLTEKEDDILLENMPKQRGKVLDIGCGSGNRCILLSRYFEQVVGIDISDSFLQIAEKKKNINGINNVSFINMNADEMYFEEKFDMIISRTTFHHLDIENVLSRCISLINNGGVIYIKDNVSENPTPAKWTYVVGALLEFLPNWRRYGLKNAQRVFSHSVSREWLSHLAEDRYLSESEYYRIYEKYLPGCFFIKEGWAMNVIWKSN
- a CDS encoding DNA cytosine methyltransferase, with the protein product MGGNQPIVIASQQDGSEICNGAYPNIPSAAGTSGNNQPILFDNHGKDCRYNGPLKVAPTIATTYGTGGNNVPLVSKPINSDSYCIAGNTIDRQDHNGGNGCGFQENISYTLTTSDIHAICHPESKTYQNTVGALCGSDEKGIGNQYVSQDKCIVDNGKMMFGQSEFANYKEGCATLRAEGGDNGGGSENLVTTKNLVRRLTPLECERLQGFPDGWTKIKKSSDSARYKALGNSVAIPCVDYIMRGIAYFIREFKEETEE